AGCGGATGAAACTGAacctaaaaaaacacaaaccaacaaacatgaaacaattCAAGTTCAACTCGACCCACCACAACATGGCACAAAGCAGTCAGAACAGATGATAACACCTACAAAATGCCAAGTACGCTCTGATGACAACTTGTACCGAACCAGATCTGGTAGAGTGTTTAAACCGAATAGTAAATACGTGGATTAAAAGCACACTGGTgctgtattttctgttttgaaatgtgttttatctcGTGTTATGTTATTGCATACTTGTCGCAGTTATGACAATGATTACTGTGAATTTCATTTGATATTTGAACCTTCATTTTGTTGTGTAATCCATAACCTGATAAGTTCTTCCATTACGGTGGTGTTGTTTGATTTGGGTTTGCCTGAAAAGTGCAAAattaagaaggaaaaaaaaactgaaaagggGGATGTAGATAACAGCAATGTTATGTTTGTCCATACTGCCTCCTGTTGCTGCTGTTACGGAGAGTTCCAGCAGGTGTCGCTGTGGTTCTCTGTAGGGGTTATGTGTACTTCCGGTTACGAGTGTACGGACGTTCATGTTGGCTGCTAATAAACACCTGGCATACAGTTACAGCGGACTGATTATTATAAGCAAACCTACAGGTTTGAAAACTGCTTGAAACTATAATTGTAtttcattcaccacaaataactatctgattgaatagttttcttatcagataGAGATATCAAGTAGTAGTAATAAATAGTAGTAGTAAATAATTTCCCAGTATGTGTAAGTTACACatgctattttttaaaattatcattatttttttcttagctagcaaaaaaaaataaattgttgACATGCGTTTAGTGTAACACAATACGGCAGCGCTAGTATAGcagttagttttgttttgttttgtttttttattagtaatatgaacatacaaacaaaatgcaccaTATATTACAGATTCAGAGAATAGACATTTCTTACATATTAGCAACTTTcatacaagaaaaagaaaatataaagatgGGGTCACATAATTTAACAGATTATTAACTCACTAAATCAAAATCTTctataaaggaaacaaaaaaagcagcctttttcttttaactaaGGTTAAAAGATTTAACCAACAGGTTTAAGTCGTTTTTCCAGTAAGCTAGTGTTGATTTAGTCTTAAAAAAGCGACATTTATGTATAAATTGCTTGCACAAGATTGATAACACATTAACACCATAattatctttcttttctttcaaaaacactcCAAACATTATCATATTTAAGGTAAATGGGGTATTGAATCCCACTGGAATAAAGCCAGGTATGAGTATAGCAGTTAGTTATGGCACATGTACAATGCTACACGTACACGGCATTTTGGAGAGTTTGAATACATTTAAGATTTAAATTAAGATTTTCAAAAAACTAAATTTCGGTAGTCAGAAAAGGAAAGgtgagatttttttctttctatgtaAAAGATTTgcgttttttcctccttttttgaaCTTTCTCAGTGTTATAACCACATCTTCTGTTGCACGGGTGCCTTTGCATCCTGCACACCTGGAGATAAGGAACTCACCTCACTCACTCACCTCATTATATATGTTCACCATATGAACACACTATGAAAAGGATGTACATTTTTACATACAATCTGACAGCaaatgaaaaaagcagaaattgAGATGTAATTTTTTTGGTGGTACTTTattgattaattaattaatttttggtattatttgttgatttaaagaaaatacCTGGAATTAGACACTGATACAAAACTAGtggaacaaaaaagaaagatgaggAGGGAAAAACTGTTAGTGGTCTCCACCTGTATAATCCTTTCTACTTTGAGGGTTGTTGCCCCTCTACCCTACCGCatgttaatttcattaacaccaaacATTAACAACCCCCTCTGCTAATTAACCGAGCAGATCAATATCCCAGTTTTAACTGGCTTGATGCTATACGCTGGTTAAAAAGTATTCTTATATTAGTAGTAAACATCTGCAGCACACCATCTGGTGGCGGTGATGCTTCCTCCTGCTTTTTACAGTATTTCAATGAGCTTAGACAATAAGTGTAAGAGACAGTTTTCTCTGTAAACTAGAAACCGCATCAGAGCTGCAGTGCCTGTCTAATCATTTATTGTCACTTCCTGTCAGTGATGAGGATCCTACTGATTGACGATATGTTATGCACCAGTGCAGCGCATTGTTAAGGCAGGTCGCACTGACGAAGTCTTTTGTCTTTCAGCAGTTTTCTGTCTCCATCACTATATTTTTCCCagttttatcatttcttctttctgtcactcttccccaaccccccccccccccccccccccgctctaaaacatgtttttatccCATGTTTCTCTGAACAACAGCTGCTTCTAAATATATCCTGCAAAACAAAAGAGTCCTCAATAATAGTTGGTGTCTATGTAACATGAaacaacaggtgtgtgtgtgtgtgctttgagaGTGACCTcactgtgatgtgatgtgaagtGATGTGGTGTGGGTGGAGTTAGTCTGTGGTTTCTGAAGTATGATTGGCTCGTTGTGTGGCCTGGCCATGCCACCATGTATAAAAAGGAaaccactcacacacactcatgcttATTTCTTTATTGCAGACTACATTAACCGTTCTCCATGGCTGCTGTCGTTCCTGTGAGTATctacgtgtgtctgtgtgtgtccatgCAGGTGTCTTAATCATCAGAAATAGGTCAGTTCTGTTATTTCTGTATTCTTCATTGTGTCAATGAACTGTGGTGCTGCAGAATCAGTGAAAGTGGCTGAATGAGTGCATGGGAATTTTGTTTCATCCTCAATGTTATTCAAATGTAATACCATTTTAAATATTGTAGGACAATAGAAAAGGTATTGATTTCTTTGTGCatgatcagtgtgtgtgtgcgtgtgtgatcaTGCCTGCATTAATAAAGAACTGTTGGTAGGCCAGTGCAAGCGATCAAGTATCAGTCCTGTAAATGAATCTGCAGAGCTGAATTCTCTTTGCGAGATCAATCCTCCTTTGTGTGTGAGTTTCTGACATAGAGGTCGATCAAGTCAGTGACAAGAAGACAGCCACTCCTGTGCTaattaaaagtgtgtgtgtgtgtgtgtgtgtgtgtgtgtgtgtgtgtgtgtgtgtgtgagagggtgTGTAACATTTGAAGTGTGAATGTCAGAGGCAAGATTGCGTGGTCCTATTGTGTTCCGCTGCCTGAGCTACAGTATCTATTATGCTCCAATAGATTAACAGGCTGGGAAGCCAACAATAGCGAGATGCAATTAAATACTTATCTGTatttcccatgatgcatcaGCAGTTGAATGATTTGTTAGATAACAGGGTGTGCAAAAATAGAGcagaacaaaaataacaaatacaGTTCCAAAGAAGTTGGGACTGTGTagaatgtaaataaaaagcagGTACAATAGTTCGTGAATGTAATAATCTCACAcaatatatcatgtttaaacGTACATATTTTACTATTTCATGACAAACGTTACCTTAATTTGAATTTGATCTTGAGCAACACATCTCAAAAGTGTTGGGATGGGTAAAACAACAGGCAGTGACACGATTGGGTATAAAAAGAACTTGAACACAGCTGCATGATTCATACACTGAATGATTTTGTAGGAAAATACTTTGTGCATATGCTAAAAATAACAAACTCTCCATCCTTGAATCCCAGTTTGTGTCCTGCTATGCCAGCGTTCAGCCCCTGCAGCTATTCGGAAGGGGACCCAGAGGGGGCAACTATTTGTCGCTTCTCACAAATCGGGGTCCCCGCTGCGCCCCGCGTCCCCGCCTGGCATGCCACGCTCCTAAGATGACCCTGCGGCAGATCTGTCGCATGCTGAAGGTGATGAAGCAGATCAGGAACAGAGAAGCTGCTGCCACTGCATCTCCCACCAGGTGACTTACATCTTTAGTTTGTGATCAATAACCGGGGCTGTGATTGACAGAAAATAGTTaaaaattcaaatgaatgtaactgTAGCTTTAAATACTAACAGGTGCAATCACTGAAGAATTAAAGAGAACTGAGTATTCAAATTCAAAACGATTTCTTATTCAGAGGATATAGagggtttttatatatatatatatatatatatatatatatatatatatatatatatatatatatatatatatataaaacctcCATCCTATGTGTAAGataaagagagggagaaaaaaatgacCTAAATCTGGCCTAAACAAAATATATTGTTTGCGGTTTTAGGTCCTCTCCTTCATAATAGAGGTCTACAGAAAAATACTTTTCTTGTTGCAGGAGATATTTTTAATTGCAGTATCATAAATGATCACTTAGAAAGTGGCTAGCCTAATCGTTGGCGCCATTTTTAGCTCTCTTGTAATAAAGAGGCTAATACTAGTTTGTAAGTCAGCTGATGGTAGGACTAGAGAAGGACTGTATTCTTTGattggtgttttctttttttttctttttgttagcaCAGCTGATCCAATGTGGTGTGTGGATTGTATATAAAATAACTAGTCCCTGAAGCTTGCGTTCTTTGTAATATCCCGAATGGGGTGTGTGCACTGcttgcaaaaaaaagacaaattatgatAAATCTATGAGATAATGATCCTCAGATAATTATTAATAAAGTAAACATTTTGGGTATTTTGCAGTAAACTCAAATGTTATTTTacggtttgtttgtttaaaaaagtatattatttattttgtaaggtaTTGTCCATGTAAAGTAAAGTAATAGTAAAACTGGGTGAGTCAATACGGGTGTGTGTAGCGTCCTGAAGTTCAATGTGCAATGTCCAAGCCTCATTTGTATGTTGTCACCAAAAAGCAGCAGTCTCCAAAACCTATAGTGTTACCATAGTGTGTATCGCATTCTGTATCTTATTTTAGGATAATAGTTTGCCAACAGCAGTTGGTTAGcagtaaacacaaagtgaagctTTTGGCCTGGTGATCATTACACTGTGTAGCACGCGTTCaaaaaataatagtaataatatcACCTGGAGTTTCTGAGTATCATCTTTTGTGATTAAGGTTCATTAATTATAAGACATGAAACAGAACAGAAATGTTTCAAAGgatacaaacacaaaaagactTCGTAAAACAAACTGAGTACTTACTAACGCTGCTACCTCTAAAAACTGTCAAAAGTCTCAAATGAGGCCAAGTTTACTAAAGGGCAATATTACTGACTATGTTTAAATAATATAAGACAAACCATGTTCAAGTCacctttaaataaacaaaaacaatttaacaGCATTTATTTGTTGTCTGGTTTCACTTAtggttaaatacattttattgagACTTGATGGCGTGATAAGTGAAAAACTAATGTAGGTGTTAAAGCTTTCTGTCTGGTGATAATGTAGCAACAAATATTAACTAACGAGTGCTCAGtaattcattaataaatggaTTCTGGGCTGTATTCATCCATTTTGCTTGGGTTAGGTTGAGCCAGTTAATAGCTCACATAAGGCTGATGCATGCAATTTATTATTAAAGCTTCACATTGCAGCGCCTAAAGACCAACCTTGACTATCAGTATCTGTACGATTGAAGCAAAGTTCAGAAAGTTTCTTTAGTGATAATGAAAAGCATGCAGATTTGTGTGTCCACCCATTAGGATGATTACTACATTATTGATGCATGAGGGTAATAACCACAGTGTCTGTGCTGGTCTTGGCTGCCCCAGACTGGACAGTGATCACATCAGTGATTCTACCAGCAGAGGCCACAGGAGCCGGCTGTTAATTATTAAATGCTCCCGTGTCACCACCAGAACAAACAATCACACTTCCTCTTCTCatttctctgtgtctggtttCTCTCTGTGTCCACAGGAAGCAGGGCTCTGCATCTCCGGCTCCAGCGTCTCCAGGCGCCAAGTCAGAGAAGAAATGTGTCCCCAGCTGTCTCAGGCGCAAGCGCAGCATAAAACGTGTGAGCTGACCCGTGACACCCGGATGACTTCAGACAAACTTATTACCCAGAAGAAACCTATTTACTATCACATTCACGGTGACGTGGGAGATCATCATCTTCAGTCCCCCTCCAATGAAAAGGCTTTAATGAATTATCTAATGATGCTGGAGGGGCGGACACTTGACTTGCAGCCCACTAGGAGAGGATGAAATGGTCTTATTCCCTCCTGGTTTAGAAAGCGGAGTTCctcttaagattttttttaaagacaaaaatactTAAAGCTACAATTTTTAAAGCCAGATATTGTTGGTGAGAATCATTTGATGGattgtttgatgtttatttttaattcaatttgTCCCCTTCAGTCTCCAAACTTTTATTAAATTTCCTCTACTTAACCTCCACTTTACCTCTGGACATGTTTTTGTAACTGTGTTTTGTAGTTGCTTTTCAAACACTTTAGACCAGTTTGATAATTATACCTTGTTTGCTTATTGAAGAAAAGCGTGTTCTATATGTTTCTTTCAGTATTGACACAGCCACCTCTGGCAGATGTGATGGTAGTCAACCGTTTCAGAAATCCTAAAGTTTAAAATAGTAAAATGGCAGCTGATTCCTCTGTGCTGTTCTTTacatgcagtgttttatttgtgtgtttatttatctGTGCAATAAAGCTTTAAGAAGTTAGTGataaaatgttttgcttttgaataaaaacaaaagaaaaaagattaaaattaaAGATTTCAAAGTAGCCTTTGACTTCCACAGCATATTAACACACTCAACATCCACCTCCATCTGGTTAGTTTAGTCATATATTATTAAAAGTTATTACATTCAAATGTTCAAACTATAAGAACAGTATACATGACATCAGACTATGTAACGTATCCTCGAAGGGTAAAAATGCATCTTATGGTGTTCTGTTTGTGAAATGTGGGCAATCTTCTTATCTTTGATCAGACAGAGAATTTGAAGTATTGAGTGCACCCAATGACTCAGTAGCTTGCTGTTTCTCCTCTAGCAGGAATCACTTGCAGTATGTTTTCagtcattgaggtttgtgggcattcAGTTTTATGCACAGCATTTTaggctgtcagacagatggcctcactcACTTTGACTCTAGAATGCTTTGTTATGCAAAGGATTTCATGGTCAATGCAACTGCAAATCATCATCCCTCTACCACTGTACTTGACAACTGGTATGAGGTCTTTCTGCTGAGATGCTGTGCAAATGTGGCATTGGATTATGGCCAAATGCTTCCATtgtggtctcatctgtccaaaggacattgttcggAGGCAACTTTAAAACCTAAAGATTGCTACAATGTTTTTCTTAAACAGCCCTTTGAACAAGCCActcttgttcagtcttttttgaATTATTCTGTCATGATGCTGAACCCGAAATTCCTCCAAatccatccatcagagtgtgaatgtgggtGTAAGCTAGAAAGAACTTAAAGGCGTAGAATAAAGTGCTGTATGAAAGAGTGATGAATGTGGCTTGCATAAAGCATTCTGAGTCCTCGGCTACAGTAGAAAAGCATTATAATAATGAAAGGCTCATACAGAGTCATCTTAGAGAAAGTAGCGCTAACCAGAAAACACTTTTTGCTTTTAATCCAGTGTTCGTGACCTCtaaggtcctgtgtcaggtctttgctacATTTCTTTCCTATTTATTAAAGAAATTACTTTCAGGTGTTCATCTGCTGCCACGTCTTTCTTTTGGGTTTTGATCGGTTTTGATCAGTGTTAACagctcaaaaacaaacaaagaaaaaaaaaccaaaacattccTTTGAAAGTGATCAGGTACACAGACTGGAATGAAAACTTTGAAAGAGCTTCACAAAGCCAGGAGCCAGGAAGTCTGAATTCtaagaaacaaagtaaaaagagATGTAGGAGTGACAAGACTGTCACACAGCGCCCTAATGCACCTGTAAAGTAAGACAGCTTAATTACTGATCTTAAGAATTAGATGCTTTGGGGGAAAACACTCATGTCCATCCTTTTCCTTTTGCTCATCTGGAGCCGGGTCGCAGGGGCAGTAGCCTAAGCAGGGAAGCCCAGAGCTCCCTCTCCCCGGCCACCTTCTCTAACTTATCCGGGGAAAATTGAgtcgttcccaggccagccaagagatataatctctccaggaTGTCTTGGGTGTGCCCCAgagcctcctcctggtgggacatgcccagaacacctcacctagGAGACACCCTATCCGATGCCCGAAcaacctcaactggctcctttcgaggagcagcagctctactctgagcccctgcCGGATGGCTGAGCTCCTCATtgtatctctaagggagagaccagccacccttcagaggaagctaaTTTCTGCCGCTTGCTTCCGCAATCTTGACCTTGTGGTCACTAACCAGAGCTTGTGACCATAACTGAGGGTAGAGATATAGATCGACCTGTAAATCGAGAGCTTGGCTTTTTTACGATCAACTTTCTGTTGACCGATACAGCATCTGCAGTAGTTCAAACATGACGTACAAATGTGGGTTGCAGCAAAGATGTGAAGCAATATGTAATTtatgaacaaaacacacaaagaagccGTGAGGCACCATTTTaacaataaaagcatggatgTAATTAATGAGATTAACAGTGACTTTGTTCTATTAAAGAGTCTAGTAAGGCTCAGAGCGAACCTACACAATATTAGGAATCTGTGGTAGATAAATGGAATTCTGCCATTGCTCACTTTATTAATTGCATCTTATTTCTAGAATTCTTTGAAAGTGTCAATCCAAAAAGGTGTCATATATAAAGCCACAATATTTTTTAACTAAAGAAGCTAAAGTGTTCATATTATTCAAAGAAAAGAAGACCCAAATTCTATGTAAAAGTAAACATGTTGATGAAGAGGTATCACGTGAACCAACAGAAAGGCAGTCAGATGGAAAAGTAGTCACTGTAAAAGGATCACAAAGTTCACAACTCGCTGTTTGTTTACAGCCCAGAATTATTCATTTGCTGGCTAAATAATGTGGAAACTACAGGTCACCTGTACATTTGCACacgagcatgtgtgtgtggacaAAGAGAGCGTGCAGTGGCCACCGCTGATCACACAACACTACTGTTAAAAGTTtgatgtgtgtgttggtgttggAGAGTAAGCGAACGTGAGCGAGGAGTCAGGTTGTAGGACAGGAAGCCTTCCTTTTTTCAGTATAAGAAGAAAGCCAATACTTCAGACCTGGACACAACAACAGCAACTAATGCTGGTGACCTGTAAAAGACAGCTATACATTGTGATCAACCATTCATTGTACAGGtttaacattaaataaacaaacaacaggtCAAATAGACTGGAGTCCCCTGACTGTGCTGTAACACAATCTCATATTTAGTCTCTGAAACCAATGCTAAATAAAACCGGTATTCATTTACAATAGAAAACATGtagaaaatgtacaatttaaagaaaaaatggtaattttgaatttgatggcaacaAATATGTCAAAGTTAGCACTGTGTAgcattttttaataaacaataGTCTAAGTCTGAGAGCTGAGGAAACAAGCTGCCGAACTTTTGTGAGAGGAACTTTGTCTGATTTGGGATTCTAGTGCTTTAACTGTCCTGGTTCTTCTTTGgtgtattttgtatttcatgATGCACCAAATGGTGAAAGGTTTGGCCAATCAAGGGaacacagactttttttttcatatgaaGCCCTGCTGTTGTCATACACCAATCAGACATCATATTATGACCACCTGTCTAATATTGTATTTGTCCACcttttgctgccaaaacagccctgacccaTGGAAGCATGGACTCCACTAGACCGCTGAAGGTTTGCTGGGGTATCTGGTACCAAGTCCGTACCAATAAAGTCCTTTAAGTCCTGTAAGTTGTGAATGTAGAGCCTCCATGGATTGGACTTGTtttgtccagcacatcccacCAATGGTtgattggactgagatctggggAATTTGGAGGCTGAGTCAACATCTCAAACTCATTGTTGTGTCAGTTCCTGAACcatctttgctttgtggcagggcacattatcctgctgaaagggTCGCATCCATCAGGGAGTACCGCACCGTTAGTCTACGTGGTCTACGGCGTACGTGGTGCCAGGTGATGCCCAGGTAAGCGATGCAAACCCACCAAGTCATCCACGGgatgtaaaagaaaacattattCATCAGATCAGGCCACTTTCTTCCATTCCTGTTGTTGTCTGTCGTTGTGACCATTGTTGCCACTTTCGGTGGTGGACAGGGGTCAGCATCGGTGCACCTTCATCTCATATGCGACAAACTGCGATGCACTGTGTacctttctatcagaaccaTCATGAACTTTTTCTGCTATTTGTCTGTTCTGGACCACATGGGTCAGCCTTTGCTCCCCACATGCATCACTAACTTCGACCCCACATGATCCTGCACTGGATCAGCACTGTTAATTTCTTGCACCCCACAAGAGCTGCAGCTTTTGGAGATGCTAAAACCTGTACATACTGTTCAGCAACGATGGcgcctttccagatgtgcaagctgCACCCCCATACTATGAAATATGCAGCCTCTTGAACTGAGTGTTGACAATCAGGATGAACAATACAGTGCCTTTCCTGGTCTTGGGacatatggcttcttctttgcatgatAGAGCTATAACCTGGGTTTGTGGATGAACTGTAATTTCTGAAAGTCTTCctgatttctccagattctcagAACCTTTTGATGTTatgttttcaaaaatgttaTATAGTGAACACCAACAGATgaggaacagaagaagaaaatttTGTCTCCCTGTTATCTTGTAACATGCAGGAAATTTGTGACTTTTCCTGTTTTGGGCACCAAATTGAGATTTGCATAATTTGCAAGTCATAACTCCCTGCAGCCCTCCAGATACAGGCAGCAAACATATTCCAGGAGCATGTGTTTTAACTATGACAAAGTCATGTGAATTTGAAGCAATATCAGGGTTCTGCTGGCTAATCAAAACCAATTTATTAGCACAGTATTGAAAAGAACATTAACAGTGTTTCAGATTTGTGATGGTGAGTGAGTGACTGCAATGTCAAACGTGTTGAATATGCAAATATTTACCATGCCACTGCAGTCCTCCTCGATGCTTTGAATACTTATGTATTTTTCAGCTTGTACTGGTTTTACTTTCtgccactttttttgtttttttacacagaGAAATGCGCACACTTTCACGGACAACACCAAACAGCAGAGGACAAGTTAGTGACCAGGCTGCAAAAGATTAAGGCTCATACCCCCTCATCAGCTAAACAGTAGCAATGGGACTACATATAGCACTGTGCAAAACTTTGGAGCtatccctcatttctttatattttgctgggaAAATTGGAAACCTATTGGAAATACAGCACATCGCTCCATAAGACTTGTTGTCACCGATTtacagtccagttcttgtgtaatttgggaTCACTAAGccttttctccttgtttcccTTCATCAGGAAAGGTTTCCTCccatttttaaggacacactgtcCCCCATGCTGCGATATACCAGGTTTTTtgctaatagctctttgagaATCACCACTTCTAACTAGGTTACTGTTGGTATTTTTCATAAATTCACTAacaaaatgggaacaaattgtgtattttgtgacaACCTGAAAAGTTGCTcaaaaccactttaaaaaatacaaagtcTGGCTCTTTGGAAGCAAAATGCAACGAATGAGGGGTTGTTaaaggcccctcttctgtggaaccagcttccagtttggattcgggagacagacactatctctacttttaagattaggcttaaaactttcctttttgctaaagcatatagttagggctggagcAGGTGaacctgaatcctcccttagttatgctgcaatagacgtaggctgccggggattcccatgatgcattgagtttttcctttccagtcacctttctcactcactatgtgttaacagacctctctgcattgaatcatatctgttattaatctctgtctctcttccacagcatgtctttatcctgttttccttctctcaccccaaccggtcgcagcagatggccccgcccctccctgaacctggttctgccggaggtttcttcctgttaaaagggagtttttccttcccactgttgccaaagtgcttgctcataaggggtcatatgatcgttggggtttttctctgtatctatgaagcgccttgaggcggcttttgttgtgatttggcgctatataaataaaattgaattgagttaAAGACTTTTATACACCAAT
The Maylandia zebra isolate NMK-2024a linkage group LG7, Mzebra_GT3a, whole genome shotgun sequence DNA segment above includes these coding regions:
- the LOC143419558 gene encoding uncharacterized protein LOC143419558; amino-acid sequence: MAAVVPFVSCYASVQPLQLFGRGPRGGNYLSLLTNRGPRCAPRPRLACHAPKMTLRQICRMLKVMKQIRNREAAATASPTRKQGSASPAPASPGAKSEKKCVPSCLRRKRSIKRVS